The following are encoded together in the Pseudoalteromonas shioyasakiensis genome:
- a CDS encoding YfcL family protein, which yields MSLVSYIDAAQQYFDDLVDKATDDELFAGGYLRGHFDLAVGYAQVEELNLSIDELNNQVESSLVKAYRNGELNEEDKELVVRLWDEVKTLAA from the coding sequence ATGAGTTTAGTAAGTTATATTGATGCAGCGCAGCAATATTTTGATGATTTAGTCGATAAAGCAACTGACGACGAGCTATTTGCTGGTGGTTATTTACGTGGTCACTTTGACTTAGCTGTAGGCTATGCACAAGTAGAAGAATTAAACTTATCGATTGATGAGCTTAATAATCAAGTTGAATCTAGCCTAGTTAAAGCTTATCGCAACGGTGAGTTAAACGAAGAAGATAAAGAGCTAGTTGTGCGCCTATGGGATGAAGTCAAAACACTCGCAGCCTAA
- a CDS encoding ATP-NAD kinase family protein, with translation MQFKLGLIVNPVAGLGGSVALKGSDGADTAAKAMQLGAVPKANLRTRAALEVLLAHQDDLIIYTVNGEMGEQTAKQLGFQSQVIYQTNDITTPGDTEQAAKLLVEQGVDLILFAGGDGTARNICHAVGDSTPVLGIPAGCKIHSGVYAITPKAAGRVVEMLVKGELVSLGDADVMDIDEQAFREGTVKAKRYGEMQVPSEVRYVQAVKNGGKETDELVLADIAAYVVSEMDEDCLYVMGSGSTVAAIMEEMGLENTLLGVDLVADQELIAQDLTAQQLLELTQGKETKLVITLIGGQGHIFGRGNQQLSPALIRAVGRDNIIVVATKTKLQALNGRPLIADTGDSELDDELSGYIRVTTGFNDHIMYAVGHQDGLHPEEK, from the coding sequence ATGCAGTTTAAATTAGGTTTGATTGTTAATCCGGTTGCCGGCTTAGGTGGCAGTGTCGCACTAAAAGGCAGTGATGGAGCAGATACCGCAGCAAAAGCAATGCAACTTGGTGCTGTGCCAAAAGCAAACTTACGCACCCGAGCGGCACTTGAAGTGCTGCTTGCCCATCAAGATGACTTAATCATTTACACTGTAAACGGTGAAATGGGCGAGCAAACGGCAAAGCAACTAGGCTTTCAAAGCCAAGTGATTTACCAAACAAACGATATCACCACCCCAGGTGACACAGAGCAGGCTGCCAAGCTATTAGTTGAGCAAGGTGTCGACCTTATTTTATTTGCTGGTGGCGATGGCACTGCCCGCAATATTTGCCATGCGGTTGGCGATAGCACTCCTGTATTAGGTATTCCTGCTGGCTGTAAAATCCATTCTGGGGTTTATGCTATTACCCCAAAAGCAGCTGGGCGTGTTGTTGAGATGCTCGTTAAAGGTGAACTTGTAAGCCTTGGCGATGCCGATGTAATGGATATCGACGAACAGGCATTTCGCGAGGGCACGGTAAAAGCTAAGCGCTATGGTGAAATGCAAGTGCCTAGTGAAGTACGTTATGTACAGGCAGTTAAAAATGGCGGTAAAGAAACCGATGAATTAGTGCTTGCCGATATTGCTGCCTATGTTGTTAGTGAAATGGATGAAGACTGCTTATATGTGATGGGCAGTGGTTCAACGGTCGCGGCAATTATGGAAGAGATGGGCCTTGAGAATACCTTGCTGGGTGTAGACTTAGTGGCAGACCAAGAGCTTATCGCGCAGGATTTAACTGCTCAGCAATTACTTGAACTCACACAAGGTAAAGAAACCAAATTGGTGATCACCTTAATTGGTGGCCAAGGCCATATATTCGGCCGAGGTAATCAGCAATTAAGCCCTGCATTAATCCGTGCGGTTGGTCGTGATAACATTATTGTGGTAGCCACTAAAACTAAATTACAGGCCTTAAATGGCCGACCACTGATTGCCGATACGGGTGACAGTGAGTTAGACGATGAATTAAGTGGTTATATTCGTGTAACCACAGGTTTCAATGACCATATTATGTATGCAGTGGGTCATCAAGATGGGCTGCACCCAGAGGAGAAGTAA
- a CDS encoding elongation factor P hydroxylase, giving the protein MHQIADLIAIFESTFYQSHNTRLIKGEDEPIYLPADEQTPYHQIVFAHGFYASALHEIAHWLVAGEARRLKEDYGYWYCPDGRDKHQQAEFEAVEVKPQAIEWALSTAAGFDFNVSVDNLNGEQTCRFDFQARVHQQVLSFLASGFNQRTSALLKALSDFYKTPWPLTAAQFTWQRDFHGNPGALSDAV; this is encoded by the coding sequence ATGCATCAGATTGCTGACTTAATCGCTATTTTTGAAAGCACTTTTTATCAAAGCCATAACACGCGTTTGATAAAAGGTGAAGATGAACCTATTTACCTGCCTGCTGATGAGCAAACGCCTTATCACCAAATTGTGTTTGCCCACGGTTTTTATGCCAGTGCTTTACACGAAATTGCCCATTGGCTGGTGGCTGGTGAGGCGCGTCGGTTAAAAGAAGATTATGGTTATTGGTATTGCCCAGATGGTCGTGATAAGCACCAGCAAGCTGAATTTGAAGCAGTTGAAGTAAAGCCCCAAGCTATTGAATGGGCGCTCAGTACTGCAGCAGGTTTCGATTTTAATGTATCGGTTGATAATCTAAATGGCGAGCAAACCTGTCGATTCGATTTTCAAGCGCGAGTTCACCAGCAAGTGTTGAGCTTTTTAGCATCTGGCTTTAATCAGCGCACGTCAGCACTTCTTAAAGCATTGAGTGATTTTTATAAAACCCCATGGCCACTAACGGCTGCACAGTTTACGTGGCAGCGCGATTTTCATGGCAACCCAGGAGCTTTATCTGATGCAGTTTAA
- a CDS encoding HD domain-containing phosphohydrolase, with translation MLLSAFQKLKQKIRFSIRLTVVAVFVLATSLTALIAISLQYYFSEKMALEASVKNFNLATGSVADYLTGVNEKSENTLSVMVQNSSLISADSADKSELRDVMSEIMQLNPLFYALYVGYENGDFYELINLESSEIVRQQLKAIEADRWVVIHISGEGAERVQHTHYFDQKFNLRISQTKSTRYDPRERLWFKQANSTRVNKTKPYFFTHLQAPGQTYSIKSARENSVLALDVSLSSISEYLSKQQSKMSSQYLSELYIYNKEGEIVASNQQKNSLLLPKLEKLALTEDQQSVLAKYPYLSVSNETNWPPMDFSVGGNPKGYSIDYINGLAELLGIKVTFINGFTWAEFLTQFAKDEIDIIQPIFKTPTNEPLGLMSETMATLPFSIITAKGSTPVVSMKQLAGKQLAIGEGWSVIKVIKEHFPDIDIVELPSTKAVLDAVSQGRVYAGLDNEAVFKYTQKQFFIDGIQYNQLDSYSHDLLPDTLHLLFHPEDAALKDLIDMAITQLPNSYIAALERKWLGSDPNQQSQVIGTVPYPEFLSLITDKTNFAHLRLMTLNGIEKYVYITPLSEGGSNSDYLAIVVPKEGVLSSTREKIKLSIFITAACLIMVLPVSWFFASPIVAPIKTLEGENLKIKRRQFDQVSTLKSSIKEINNLASSMVQMSQSIQQHEQKQKALMESFIELIAQAIDDKSPYTAGHCERVPELGIMLAKAASNSNEHAFKEFAFKNKDELREFSLAAWLHDCGKITTPEHIVDKGTKLETIYNRIHEVRTRFEVLWRDAEIAYLKALQTSPEKQPELEAELGKCQAQLRSDFSFIAACNVGGEFMDEASLKRLEALSNITWQRHFDDKIGLSPVEELRVHSNDEQLPVTEKLLSDKPEHLITHDKPIEYDERLGIKVSIPEYKYNLGELYNLKIQRGTLTNEDRFKINEHIISTIRMLDNVPFPEELTRVPRYASTHHETLKGTGYPRKLTAEQLSIPERVLVLADIFEALTAADRPYKKAKPLSVAIDILAKMVADQHVDQDVFKLFLTSGIYLEYAKRYLNPEQIDDVDIAKYL, from the coding sequence GTGCTGCTATCTGCTTTTCAAAAACTCAAACAAAAAATTCGTTTTTCGATTCGTCTTACCGTTGTCGCGGTGTTCGTATTAGCCACCTCATTAACAGCCCTGATTGCAATTAGCCTGCAATATTATTTCAGTGAAAAAATGGCTCTAGAAGCCAGTGTTAAAAACTTTAATTTAGCCACCGGCTCCGTTGCTGATTACCTTACTGGGGTGAATGAAAAGTCAGAAAACACATTAAGTGTGATGGTACAAAACAGCAGCCTTATCAGCGCCGACAGCGCAGATAAAAGTGAACTGAGAGATGTCATGAGTGAAATCATGCAGCTCAATCCATTGTTTTATGCTTTATATGTCGGCTATGAAAATGGTGACTTTTATGAATTAATTAATTTAGAAAGTAGTGAAATTGTTCGCCAGCAGTTGAAAGCCATCGAAGCGGATCGTTGGGTAGTGATCCATATTAGCGGTGAAGGGGCGGAGCGTGTTCAGCACACTCATTACTTTGATCAGAAATTTAATTTGCGTATCTCTCAAACAAAGAGTACCCGCTATGATCCGCGAGAGCGTTTGTGGTTTAAGCAAGCAAACTCGACCCGAGTCAATAAAACCAAGCCATATTTTTTCACTCACCTGCAGGCGCCCGGGCAAACCTATTCGATAAAGTCGGCAAGAGAAAACAGTGTATTGGCGTTAGACGTGAGCCTGTCGAGCATTTCTGAGTATTTAAGTAAACAGCAAAGTAAAATGAGCAGCCAGTATTTAAGTGAGCTGTATATTTACAATAAAGAAGGTGAAATTGTTGCCTCTAACCAACAAAAAAATAGCTTACTATTGCCAAAGCTTGAAAAGCTAGCTCTTACTGAAGATCAGCAAAGTGTATTGGCGAAGTACCCTTATTTAAGTGTTTCTAACGAAACCAATTGGCCACCAATGGACTTTAGTGTTGGCGGAAACCCAAAAGGCTATAGCATTGATTATATTAATGGTTTGGCTGAGTTACTGGGAATTAAGGTGACTTTTATCAATGGTTTTACTTGGGCTGAGTTTTTAACGCAATTTGCAAAAGATGAAATAGATATTATTCAGCCTATTTTTAAAACGCCTACCAATGAGCCGCTTGGTCTTATGAGCGAAACTATGGCGACCTTACCGTTCAGTATCATTACAGCAAAAGGGTCCACACCAGTTGTTAGCATGAAGCAGTTAGCGGGCAAACAGTTGGCAATAGGCGAAGGCTGGTCGGTGATTAAAGTGATCAAAGAGCACTTTCCCGACATCGATATTGTTGAGCTACCAAGTACAAAAGCGGTGCTTGATGCAGTAAGCCAAGGGCGCGTCTATGCTGGTTTAGATAACGAGGCGGTATTCAAGTACACCCAAAAGCAGTTTTTTATCGATGGTATTCAGTACAATCAGCTTGATAGTTATAGCCACGATCTACTTCCCGATACCCTGCATTTATTGTTTCATCCAGAGGATGCAGCGCTTAAAGACTTAATCGATATGGCAATCACTCAATTGCCTAATTCGTACATTGCGGCACTCGAACGTAAATGGTTAGGGAGCGATCCCAATCAGCAATCACAAGTGATTGGTACCGTGCCATATCCTGAGTTTTTAAGTTTAATCACAGATAAAACAAACTTTGCCCATTTACGTTTGATGACCTTAAATGGCATTGAAAAATATGTGTATATCACTCCGCTTTCAGAAGGGGGCAGTAATAGTGATTACTTAGCGATAGTGGTGCCGAAAGAAGGCGTTTTGAGCTCTACCCGTGAAAAAATTAAGCTCTCTATTTTTATCACTGCCGCATGCTTAATTATGGTATTGCCGGTGTCATGGTTTTTTGCCTCACCCATCGTTGCACCTATTAAGACCTTAGAGGGCGAAAACTTAAAGATAAAGCGCCGTCAGTTTGACCAAGTTTCAACGTTAAAGAGCAGTATTAAAGAAATCAATAATCTGGCCAGCTCTATGGTGCAAATGAGTCAATCTATTCAGCAGCATGAGCAAAAGCAAAAAGCCTTAATGGAATCATTTATTGAGCTTATTGCACAGGCTATCGATGATAAATCGCCTTATACTGCAGGGCACTGCGAGCGAGTGCCTGAACTGGGTATTATGCTGGCCAAAGCGGCCTCAAACTCAAACGAACACGCTTTTAAAGAGTTTGCCTTTAAAAATAAAGACGAGCTAAGAGAATTTAGCCTCGCAGCTTGGTTACATGACTGCGGTAAAATCACCACCCCAGAGCATATCGTCGACAAAGGCACGAAGTTAGAAACCATTTATAATCGTATCCACGAAGTGCGTACACGTTTTGAAGTACTATGGCGAGATGCAGAAATCGCTTATTTAAAAGCGTTACAAACCTCACCAGAAAAGCAACCTGAGCTTGAAGCCGAGCTTGGCAAATGCCAAGCACAATTGCGCAGTGATTTTTCGTTTATCGCAGCGTGCAATGTGGGTGGCGAATTTATGGATGAAGCAAGCCTTAAGCGTTTAGAGGCGCTCAGTAACATAACGTGGCAGCGACATTTTGACGATAAGATAGGTCTTTCGCCAGTTGAAGAGCTGCGAGTTCACAGCAATGATGAGCAACTGCCTGTTACTGAAAAGCTACTTTCAGATAAGCCTGAACACCTGATCACCCACGATAAACCCATTGAGTATGACGAGCGCTTAGGCATTAAAGTAAGCATTCCTGAGTACAAATATAATCTTGGTGAGCTGTATAACTTAAAAATTCAGCGCGGTACGTTAACAAACGAAGATCGCTTTAAAATTAATGAGCATATTATTAGTACCATTAGAATGCTCGATAATGTGCCGTTCCCTGAAGAGTTAACACGTGTGCCACGTTATGCTTCAACCCATCACGAAACACTCAAAGGCACCGGTTATCCACGAAAGTTAACCGCTGAGCAGTTATCAATACCTGAACGTGTGTTAGTACTGGCTGATATCTTCGAAGCATTAACCGCGGCCGATAGACCTTATAAAAAAGCCAAGCCACTCAGTGTTGCCATTGATATTTTAGCGAAGATGGTAGCCGATCAGCATGTTGATCAAGATGTGTTCAAATTATTTTTAACATCAGGTATTTACCTTGAATATGCAAAACGCTATTTGAACCCAGAGCAAATCGATGATGTTGATATCGCAAAATACCTGTAA
- a CDS encoding GGDEF domain-containing protein — MGAFAAKLFNQDMTIERYACQFKTLQVEHVYLQSKFAQDKKIAQFLACLIAIVTMLVTFFDRMIIQAEFWPEIALMGRAVSVSVCVLSAVGINYVKTPPQLRIVIVSFMVFLFLSIQFMVITYERHYFLHMFFDVIVLITFYFSTLLSLKLSLLLGVSYSVFAVSVIFLNKDLTAHSFYMVVLAHVASNLAGMIMAAHEHIIRRELFVRNTQLAQLAHEMKTQALKDALTQLPNRRAFDNAYPEYQRLTQQQQGELKQVCVILADIDYFKRVNDTHGHEVGDVVLQRFSAFLTQSLRTSDDVYRFGGEEFVIVLPLCSVPDATVIINSMISRLNSEMCEVGELSLPIRASFGLTVMREEPKKSVISRADAALYQAKDAGRNQLVIKI, encoded by the coding sequence ATGGGCGCTTTTGCAGCAAAATTATTTAATCAAGATATGACGATAGAGCGCTACGCCTGTCAATTCAAGACATTACAAGTTGAACACGTGTATTTGCAAAGTAAGTTTGCACAAGATAAAAAAATAGCTCAGTTTCTTGCCTGTCTTATCGCCATAGTCACTATGCTTGTTACATTTTTTGATAGGATGATTATTCAAGCCGAGTTTTGGCCTGAAATAGCTTTGATGGGACGTGCAGTAAGTGTTTCTGTCTGTGTACTAAGCGCTGTAGGCATAAATTATGTCAAAACACCTCCGCAACTCCGAATTGTCATTGTGAGCTTCATGGTGTTTTTATTTTTGAGCATACAATTTATGGTGATCACTTATGAGCGGCACTATTTCTTACATATGTTTTTTGATGTAATTGTATTAATTACTTTTTATTTCTCTACGCTACTCTCGTTGAAACTATCTCTTTTGTTGGGGGTATCGTATAGCGTATTTGCTGTTAGTGTTATCTTCTTAAATAAAGATCTAACAGCACATTCTTTTTACATGGTGGTTTTAGCGCATGTGGCATCGAATTTAGCGGGTATGATCATGGCTGCTCATGAACATATTATTCGTAGGGAGCTGTTTGTCAGGAATACCCAGCTTGCGCAGCTTGCCCATGAAATGAAAACCCAAGCTCTTAAAGATGCCCTTACTCAGTTACCTAACCGCCGCGCATTTGATAATGCTTACCCAGAGTACCAAAGGCTCACTCAGCAGCAACAAGGTGAGTTAAAACAGGTCTGTGTTATTTTGGCAGATATTGATTATTTTAAACGTGTTAACGATACCCACGGTCACGAGGTGGGTGATGTAGTATTACAACGTTTTTCAGCATTTTTAACGCAGTCGTTACGTACTTCTGATGATGTATATCGCTTTGGAGGTGAAGAGTTTGTGATTGTGCTACCACTATGCTCTGTACCAGATGCAACAGTCATTATTAATAGTATGATCTCAAGGTTAAATAGTGAAATGTGCGAGGTTGGTGAATTGTCTTTACCTATTCGTGCCAGCTTTGGTTTAACTGTGATGCGAGAAGAGCCTAAAAAATCAGTCATCTCAAGAGCTGACGCTGCGCTTTATCAGGCCAAAGATGCTGGACGTAATCAATTGGTTATTAAAATTTAA
- a CDS encoding glutathione S-transferase family protein, with translation MQLFIGNKNYSTWSLRAWYLLSKFNISFTEKQLVLDTPEFYEALKNKFPVQKVPALIDAELTVWDSLAICEYINDAYLNGAAWPSDIAQRAKARSLAAEMHSGFAALRNEMPMNIRAKRHVELSEQAKKDIARIDEIFSTQQQRYPNAWLFGEFSIVDAMFAPVVLRFKTYQVTLSHAAQAYCQHVLACPVLQSWICEALKETDIVDCDEAGEEIN, from the coding sequence ATGCAATTATTTATTGGCAATAAAAATTACTCAACTTGGTCATTGCGGGCGTGGTATTTACTGAGTAAATTCAATATCTCTTTTACAGAGAAACAATTAGTTTTAGATACGCCTGAGTTTTATGAAGCATTAAAAAATAAGTTTCCAGTGCAAAAAGTGCCAGCCCTTATTGATGCAGAGTTAACCGTGTGGGATTCACTCGCTATTTGTGAATACATCAACGATGCTTATCTAAATGGTGCTGCTTGGCCTAGTGACATAGCCCAAAGAGCAAAAGCGCGCAGTCTAGCTGCTGAGATGCACTCTGGTTTTGCTGCACTTCGTAATGAAATGCCAATGAATATCCGCGCTAAAAGGCATGTTGAACTATCAGAGCAAGCTAAAAAAGACATTGCGCGTATCGATGAGATATTTTCTACTCAGCAGCAAAGATACCCTAATGCGTGGTTATTTGGCGAGTTCTCTATTGTTGATGCGATGTTTGCACCCGTGGTGCTGCGCTTTAAAACGTATCAGGTTACGCTTTCGCATGCTGCACAAGCTTATTGTCAGCATGTACTTGCTTGCCCTGTTTTGCAAAGTTGGATCTGCGAAGCCCTTAAAGAAACAGATATCGTAGACTGTGATGAAGCGGGTGAAGAAATTAACTAA
- a CDS encoding LysR family transcriptional regulator, giving the protein MDIDALRTFCAFVDTGSFTRAAAQICRTQSAVSMQMKKLEQDIASPLFEKQGRQLVLTHQGHQLASYAKQLIALHDEAFKQLKAGTGNLRVRIGCPDDYAHSLLPQLVDALHQQFNALDLQISCAPSTELRAKLDQGMLDLVIATRSPDSEEGYLLQSSQGVWVKSPAFEIKDSTPLPIALFQRDCKFHQASIEGLLKAERRFNIIACCGSAGALHGLIKQGLAIGSMARISMQSGVEEASDNSLPTLPIIDIVLLYGNHTHNPLSHEQLKQLVELIKT; this is encoded by the coding sequence ATGGACATTGATGCCCTTAGGACTTTTTGTGCCTTTGTTGATACAGGCAGTTTCACCCGCGCTGCAGCACAAATTTGCAGAACCCAATCTGCGGTAAGTATGCAAATGAAAAAGCTTGAACAAGACATTGCAAGCCCGCTATTTGAAAAGCAAGGTCGTCAGCTGGTGCTAACCCATCAAGGCCACCAGCTAGCAAGCTATGCAAAGCAACTCATAGCGCTTCATGATGAAGCCTTTAAGCAATTAAAAGCAGGCACTGGCAATTTACGTGTGCGCATTGGTTGTCCTGACGACTATGCCCACTCTTTGCTACCACAGCTTGTTGATGCCTTACACCAACAGTTTAATGCGCTAGATTTACAAATAAGCTGCGCCCCAAGTACCGAGCTTAGAGCCAAGCTAGACCAAGGTATGCTCGATTTAGTAATTGCCACTCGTTCGCCAGACAGCGAAGAAGGTTACTTATTACAATCAAGCCAAGGCGTATGGGTGAAAAGCCCCGCTTTTGAGATTAAAGATTCAACCCCACTTCCAATCGCCTTGTTTCAACGAGACTGTAAGTTTCACCAAGCCAGTATTGAGGGTTTATTAAAGGCCGAACGCCGTTTTAATATTATTGCCTGTTGTGGCTCAGCAGGAGCATTGCATGGCTTAATTAAACAGGGACTGGCAATTGGCAGTATGGCACGAATAAGCATGCAATCGGGTGTGGAAGAGGCGAGCGACAACTCCCTACCCACGCTGCCTATCATTGATATCGTCCTGCTATATGGTAATCATACCCACAATCCTCTCAGTCATGAACAACTTAAGCAGCTTGTGGAGTTGATTAAGACGTAA
- a CDS encoding winged helix-turn-helix domain-containing protein produces MARYRIGKFAIDESRCLISSQDYEQIVEPKVMDVLHTLYLNKGEVVSQEVIFAKVWPNATYNPSSVQRCIALLRKALQEDAKNPQYIITHPKRGYSLEKVTQGQSKKLKAQHLGLLFVLLISLIAIAWQLIPKQQDTAHFTQLMPLTSSELNEANLSLSHSGKYLAFVRGNKGSQHIWMKELATEREVRLTEDAASYYALGWSNSDNAITFVKSAEQKQYLNTLSIDVSKFQPLEQATVSVLNDTVVTSHHIDWHADKLYYIEKDKLHNDTRLVSLNLESKQKAHLLVATQQDWLLVNALSKDGSKVAMGIEAGQNKYRIDVLDLASKKIQTIAIIENGIQGLSWHPNNQALLISQRNQLINLELEGELQLISFNNYQIIRDAQYTPDSEAILMELVNVDVDIVSQTRATPDKLTKLVDTSSIDFLPVFSPDSTKFVFESHRFGLKQLFLYDNGKQTRIFANLDNHELFGIVWSQDARQVYTASKDTLFKIDLSSGTYETIPHGNHSFYLREMYHNQDAILVSYRAEDGQTFHPAKFDLTSLTLTPFTGSGKRLSCYGMDLDEQDQIYFSNSNEVFRVNSRGDTETVWQAANNDIIGISVSNQQLAVTMEHTDKINFQRIDLATAATESWQLTQPKQHMLINSAHDLTEFLYLTEPNRTRKLVKLL; encoded by the coding sequence GTGGCGCGTTATCGAATCGGTAAATTTGCAATTGATGAGAGTCGATGTTTAATTTCATCGCAAGATTATGAGCAAATAGTCGAGCCAAAGGTCATGGATGTATTACATACCCTTTATTTAAATAAAGGTGAAGTTGTAAGCCAAGAAGTAATCTTTGCTAAAGTGTGGCCTAATGCTACCTATAACCCCAGTTCGGTACAGCGTTGTATCGCATTGCTACGAAAAGCACTCCAAGAAGATGCCAAAAATCCGCAGTATATAATTACACACCCTAAGCGCGGTTATAGCCTTGAAAAAGTCACACAGGGGCAAAGCAAAAAACTAAAAGCGCAACATCTTGGGTTGCTGTTTGTTTTATTAATAAGCCTTATTGCTATTGCGTGGCAACTAATCCCTAAACAGCAAGATACTGCTCACTTTACCCAGTTGATGCCACTCACTTCGAGTGAACTAAATGAAGCTAATTTGTCACTTTCACATAGTGGTAAGTACCTTGCTTTTGTTCGAGGTAATAAAGGAAGTCAGCATATTTGGATGAAAGAGCTTGCGACTGAGCGAGAGGTGAGGCTAACTGAAGACGCAGCAAGCTACTACGCTTTGGGGTGGTCTAACTCCGATAATGCGATTACGTTTGTGAAAAGCGCAGAGCAGAAACAATATCTGAACACATTAAGCATTGATGTATCGAAATTTCAGCCATTAGAACAAGCGACGGTGAGTGTTTTAAATGACACCGTTGTGACCAGTCACCATATCGATTGGCATGCTGATAAGCTTTATTACATAGAAAAAGATAAACTACACAACGATACTCGACTCGTTTCACTCAACTTAGAGTCTAAACAAAAGGCACATTTACTAGTTGCCACACAGCAAGATTGGTTACTTGTTAATGCGTTATCGAAAGATGGTAGTAAAGTCGCAATGGGAATTGAAGCGGGGCAAAACAAATACCGTATTGATGTACTCGACCTAGCCAGTAAAAAAATACAAACTATTGCCATTATAGAAAACGGTATTCAAGGGTTAAGTTGGCACCCGAACAATCAAGCGCTATTGATTAGTCAACGAAATCAGCTTATTAATCTAGAGCTAGAGGGTGAGCTTCAGCTAATTTCATTTAATAATTATCAAATAATTCGTGATGCCCAGTACACACCAGACTCTGAAGCCATTTTGATGGAGTTAGTGAATGTTGATGTAGATATTGTTAGCCAAACACGCGCCACCCCTGACAAATTGACCAAACTCGTTGATACCTCATCAATCGACTTTCTACCCGTGTTTTCGCCAGACTCAACGAAATTTGTTTTTGAGTCACATCGTTTTGGATTAAAACAATTATTTTTATACGATAATGGCAAGCAAACGCGCATTTTTGCTAATCTTGATAACCATGAGTTATTTGGCATTGTTTGGAGCCAGGACGCACGACAGGTGTACACCGCAAGTAAAGATACATTGTTTAAAATTGATTTAAGCAGTGGCACTTATGAAACAATTCCTCATGGAAATCACTCTTTTTACTTGCGAGAAATGTATCACAATCAAGACGCGATTTTAGTTTCATATCGAGCGGAGGATGGACAGACGTTTCATCCAGCAAAATTCGATTTAACAAGCCTAACTTTGACACCTTTCACAGGCTCAGGGAAACGTTTAAGCTGCTATGGCATGGATTTAGATGAGCAAGATCAGATCTATTTTTCAAATAGCAACGAAGTGTTTCGAGTTAATAGCCGAGGAGATACTGAGACTGTTTGGCAAGCTGCTAACAATGACATCATTGGTATATCTGTAAGTAACCAGCAATTAGCGGTCACTATGGAGCATACTGATAAAATTAATTTTCAGCGTATTGATTTGGCAACCGCTGCAACAGAAAGTTGGCAATTAACTCAACCTAAGCAACATATGCTGATCAACAGTGCCCATGATTTAACAGAGTTTTTATACCTTACAGAGCCTAATAGAACTCGTAAGTTAGTAAAGCTTCTTTAG